Proteins encoded by one window of Anaerosalibacter sp. Marseille-P3206:
- a CDS encoding ATP-binding protein, whose protein sequence is MEFIGREYELNSLEKLYREDTFQFVVMYGRRRVGKTRLLMEFCKDKNSIFFVAEEYNDKVALEKFSKKILEHFHMDKWVQGFDSWEKAFLFLNEKAKEEPLVLIIDEFPYIVSANHSIPSLMQNLIDHQLKDRKLFIVVCGSSMSFMEKEILSYKSPLYGRRTAQIKIEPFNFFDSIKFFPDYGLEDKVIAYGIVGGIPQYLLKFKDVFSIEQNIKEQILDKSSYLYEEPATLLKQELREPALYNSIIEAIATGSSKLNEIATKVGEDSSKTSNYIKSLIELEIVEKEVPVGEKKNSRKTIYSIKDPLFRFWYRFIFNNIGLIEQEMIDYVYEEKISPQLNDFLGNTFESICVDILKSKNKSMELPFVFENIGRWWGNNPIMKREEEIDILAISKDNALIGECKWRNQLLDMSVVNSLIEKSQALRYKNKYYVFFSKSGFTEEVISFSKHNKKIMLINNILT, encoded by the coding sequence ATGGAATTTATAGGTAGGGAATATGAACTAAATAGTCTTGAAAAATTATATAGAGAAGATACTTTTCAATTTGTAGTTATGTACGGAAGAAGAAGGGTTGGAAAAACTAGACTACTAATGGAGTTTTGCAAAGATAAAAATTCTATATTTTTTGTAGCAGAAGAATACAATGACAAAGTCGCTTTGGAAAAGTTCTCAAAAAAAATATTAGAACATTTCCACATGGATAAATGGGTTCAAGGTTTTGACTCTTGGGAGAAGGCTTTTTTATTTCTTAATGAAAAAGCAAAAGAAGAACCATTAGTACTTATAATAGACGAATTTCCATATATAGTTTCAGCAAATCATTCTATTCCTTCTCTTATGCAAAATTTAATAGATCATCAATTAAAGGATAGAAAATTGTTTATAGTTGTATGTGGTTCTTCTATGAGTTTTATGGAAAAAGAGATTCTTTCTTATAAAAGTCCTCTTTATGGAAGAAGAACAGCTCAAATTAAAATAGAACCTTTTAATTTTTTTGATAGTATAAAATTTTTCCCTGATTATGGTCTAGAAGATAAAGTAATAGCTTATGGGATTGTTGGAGGTATACCACAGTATTTATTGAAGTTTAAGGATGTATTTTCTATTGAACAAAATATAAAAGAACAAATATTAGATAAATCAAGCTATCTTTATGAAGAACCAGCTACTCTTTTGAAGCAAGAACTTAGGGAGCCAGCTTTGTATAATTCAATTATCGAAGCTATTGCTACAGGAAGTTCTAAGCTAAATGAAATAGCTACAAAGGTTGGAGAGGATAGTTCAAAAACTTCTAATTATATAAAATCACTTATTGAACTTGAGATTGTAGAAAAGGAAGTTCCTGTAGGAGAAAAGAAAAACAGTAGAAAAACAATTTATTCTATAAAGGATCCCCTTTTTAGATTTTGGTATAGATTTATTTTTAATAATATAGGACTTATAGAGCAAGAAATGATTGACTATGTATATGAAGAAAAAATTTCACCTCAATTAAATGATTTTTTAGGAAATACATTTGAAAGTATCTGTGTAGATATTTTAAAGTCTAAAAACAAAAGTATGGAATTGCCTTTTGTTTTCGAAAATATAGGGAGATGGTGGGGGAATAATCCTATTATGAAGAGAGAAGAAGAAATAGATATACTGGCAATATCTAAAGATAATGCATTAATTGGTGAGTGTAAGTGGAGAAATCAGCTTTTAGATATGAGTGTTGTCAACTCATTAATAGAAAAATCTCAAGCATTAAGGTATAAAAACAAATATTATGTATTTTTTTCAAAATCAGGATTTACAGAAGAGGTTATAAGTTTTTCAAAGCATAATAAAAAAATTATGTTGATAAACAATATTCTCACCTAG
- a CDS encoding Dam family site-specific DNA-(adenine-N6)-methyltransferase gives MTVEYFELNNRRYLGNKYRLIPFIKKLVKENCKNCNSFFDVFSGTGVVAEAFSEYNLITNDLLYSNFINHYAFFSSDDFDKEKLIRFIDKWNNISNIKEENYMSINFGNKYFSNEVARKIGYIREEISKLGKDKEINKREECILITSLIYAMDKIANTCGHYDAYRKSKKYNDDLVLKFPNIKKCKDNNKIYNTDSNKLVRKVKADIAYIDPPYNSRQYSDTYHLLENVARWEKPEVYGVAAKMDRTNIKSDYCTNKAFETFKDLIDKIDAKYIIVSYNNMGKKGDSRSNARITDEEILSILREKGEVQVFEKEYKAFTTGKSEIDNNKERLFLCKKLVDIASPLNYTGGKYKLLEQIKPLFPQKFDTMIDLFCGGCNVGINVECNNVKFIDSEPRLIRLFNAFKTHSKEEILSQIDSIISDFQLSNSRKYGYGYYNCNSSSGLGKYNKEKYMLLRDKYNSRQEDNFYHDMVLYVLIVFGFNNQMRFNKSGEFNLPVGKRDFNSRMREKLINFIDRIQSNNYEFIAKDFSNIKAQNIEKSTFVYADPPYLITTASYNEQGKWNEKHEKKLLRFLDDLNDRGIKFALSNVVENKGKRNEILINWTISNRDKYIVHYLNNDYSNSNYQTKNKDKNATVEVLITNY, from the coding sequence ATGACTGTAGAATATTTTGAACTAAATAATAGAAGATATCTTGGTAACAAATATAGACTTATACCTTTTATTAAAAAGCTTGTTAAGGAAAACTGTAAAAATTGCAACTCTTTTTTTGATGTTTTTAGCGGAACTGGAGTGGTGGCAGAAGCTTTTAGTGAATATAATTTGATTACCAATGATTTGCTATATAGTAATTTCATAAATCACTATGCTTTCTTTTCTAGTGATGATTTTGATAAAGAAAAGCTTATTAGATTTATTGATAAATGGAACAATATTTCCAATATTAAAGAAGAAAATTATATGTCTATTAATTTTGGAAATAAATATTTTAGCAATGAGGTTGCTAGAAAGATTGGCTATATTAGAGAGGAAATTTCTAAATTAGGTAAAGATAAGGAGATCAATAAAAGGGAAGAGTGTATACTTATCACTTCATTGATATATGCAATGGATAAAATTGCAAACACTTGTGGTCATTATGATGCCTATAGAAAGTCTAAAAAATATAATGATGATTTAGTGTTGAAATTCCCAAATATTAAGAAGTGCAAGGACAACAATAAGATTTATAATACTGATTCAAATAAACTTGTTAGAAAAGTTAAAGCTGATATAGCATATATTGATCCACCATATAATTCAAGACAATATTCAGACACATATCATCTACTAGAAAATGTGGCAAGGTGGGAAAAGCCAGAAGTATATGGTGTAGCTGCTAAGATGGATAGGACTAATATCAAGAGTGATTATTGTACAAATAAGGCTTTCGAAACATTTAAAGATTTAATTGACAAAATAGATGCAAAATACATTATTGTCTCCTACAACAATATGGGTAAAAAAGGGGATAGCAGGTCAAATGCAAGGATTACAGATGAAGAAATATTATCTATTTTGAGAGAAAAGGGAGAAGTTCAAGTGTTTGAAAAAGAGTACAAAGCATTTACAACCGGAAAATCTGAAATTGATAATAACAAAGAAAGGTTATTCTTATGTAAAAAATTAGTTGATATAGCTTCTCCATTAAATTATACTGGTGGTAAGTACAAACTATTAGAACAAATAAAACCACTATTTCCTCAAAAATTTGACACTATGATTGATCTATTTTGTGGGGGCTGTAATGTTGGCATTAATGTAGAGTGCAATAATGTGAAGTTTATTGATAGTGAGCCACGATTAATAAGATTATTTAATGCATTTAAAACACATTCGAAAGAAGAAATACTAAGTCAAATAGATAGTATAATCAGTGACTTTCAATTATCTAATTCTCGCAAATATGGTTATGGCTATTATAATTGTAATAGTAGCAGTGGATTGGGGAAATATAACAAGGAAAAATATATGCTGTTGAGAGATAAGTATAATAGTAGGCAGGAAGATAACTTTTATCATGATATGGTATTATATGTTTTGATAGTATTTGGTTTCAATAATCAAATGAGATTTAATAAAAGTGGTGAATTTAATCTTCCTGTTGGGAAGAGAGATTTTAATTCAAGGATGAGAGAAAAACTTATCAATTTTATTGATAGAATTCAAAGTAATAATTATGAATTTATAGCAAAAGATTTTTCAAATATTAAGGCTCAAAATATTGAAAAGTCAACTTTTGTATATGCTGACCCCCCTTATCTAATAACTACTGCTAGTTACAATGAACAAGGTAAATGGAATGAAAAACATGAAAAAAAGTTACTACGATTTTTAGATGATTTAAATGATAGGGGCATTAAATTTGCACTATCTAATGTAGTTGAAAATAAGGGTAAACGCAATGAAATTCTAATAAATTGGACTATTTCAAATAGAGATAAATATATAGTTCATTATTTAAACAATGACTATTCAAATTCCAATTATCAAACTAAAAATAAAGATAAAAATGCTACAGTAGAAGTATTGATTACAAACTATTAG
- a CDS encoding HutP family protein, giving the protein MNKNSTEVAKAAIRLAVSTREEEKAIIEELESKGVKSAAVDIGGDLVNSIPKIIERALVASKKTGIIKDVHVHEGAVAGAAKDAISQVNSKALGLNFGGKLGIARSGEHVVVCLFISIGLLHLNDLAIAIGHRSIPIID; this is encoded by the coding sequence ATGAATAAAAACAGTACAGAAGTTGCAAAGGCTGCTATTAGATTGGCAGTATCTACTAGAGAAGAGGAAAAAGCTATAATAGAAGAGCTTGAAAGCAAAGGTGTAAAATCTGCAGCGGTAGACATAGGTGGAGATTTGGTCAATTCTATACCTAAGATTATTGAAAGAGCATTAGTTGCTTCAAAGAAAACTGGAATTATCAAAGATGTACATGTTCATGAAGGAGCAGTGGCTGGAGCAGCAAAGGATGCTATTAGTCAAGTTAATTCAAAGGCACTTGGCCTTAACTTTGGAGGAAAATTAGGTATAGCTAGATCAGGGGAACATGTGGTAGTATGCCTATTTATTAGCATAGGCCTTCTTCATTTGAATGATTTAGCAATAGCAATAGGACATAGATCTATTCCAATAATAGATTAA
- a CDS encoding ABC transporter substrate-binding protein, with amino-acid sequence MVGKKYHTSLSTCLGFILLFAIVLSLSGCEKSNSTESSKEMISIGISQIIENPVLDLARDGFVDALNENGYEDGKNIKIDTQFAQGDMALTITISQNFVSQNKDLILAISTPSAQAALQSTNKTPILFTAVTDPVSSGLVKDLESPEANITGTTDLVPMEKQLKLGKTLFPNAKKVGVPYNTSEINSQVQVELAIKAAKTLDLEIVEIPVTVSSEIEPALSGKIKDVDFLFLPSDNLIASSMSIITKVALDNSVGTIGVDEPMVKNGALACEGLNYYKLGYQTGLMAIEIIEGKDVRDIPVSNIEETELTINSEMAEKLGITLPENISNEAVIVEGGN; translated from the coding sequence ATGGTAGGGAAAAAATACCACACCAGTCTAAGTACATGCTTAGGCTTTATTTTGTTATTTGCAATTGTCTTATCTTTAAGTGGATGTGAAAAATCAAATTCCACAGAAAGTTCCAAGGAAATGATTTCAATTGGCATTAGTCAAATCATTGAAAATCCCGTGCTGGATTTAGCTAGGGATGGATTTGTTGATGCCCTAAATGAAAATGGCTATGAAGATGGTAAAAACATTAAAATTGATACTCAGTTTGCTCAAGGGGATATGGCGTTGACTATAACAATATCCCAAAACTTTGTATCTCAAAACAAAGATTTAATCCTTGCAATTTCTACCCCATCAGCTCAAGCAGCTCTACAATCAACTAACAAAACACCAATTTTATTTACAGCAGTTACAGATCCTGTGTCATCAGGATTAGTAAAGGATTTAGAATCTCCAGAGGCCAATATAACAGGAACTACTGATTTGGTTCCTATGGAAAAACAGCTTAAATTAGGAAAAACACTTTTCCCTAATGCAAAAAAAGTAGGGGTTCCATACAATACTAGTGAGATAAATTCTCAAGTTCAAGTAGAATTGGCCATAAAAGCAGCTAAAACTTTAGATCTTGAAATAGTAGAAATACCTGTCACAGTTTCTTCAGAGATAGAGCCAGCTCTTAGTGGAAAGATCAAAGATGTAGATTTTTTATTTCTCCCATCAGATAATTTAATAGCATCTAGTATGTCTATTATTACTAAGGTAGCACTAGATAATAGTGTGGGAACTATTGGTGTAGATGAACCTATGGTTAAAAATGGCGCATTAGCTTGTGAGGGACTTAATTATTACAAATTGGGATACCAAACAGGGCTTATGGCTATAGAAATAATAGAAGGAAAAGATGTTAGAGATATACCTGTTTCTAATATAGAGGAAACTGAACTTACTATAAATAGTGAAATGGCAGAGAAGCTAGGAATTACATTGCCAGAAAATATTTCAAATGAAGCAGTAATTGTTGAAGGAGGTAACTAA
- a CDS encoding ABC transporter permease encodes MSSFAIGILQQSLIFSIAVMGIYISYSILKFADLSADGSFTLGASVSAILITRGMNPYISLICAMLAGFAAGMVTGLLNVKLKIQDILSSILVMVGLYSINLRIMGKANLPLFNQDSIFKDKNALLVAIIIAAICGLFFTLFYKTKLGYLLKGIGDNENMIVSLGINTGTIKIFALALSNGFIALSGGILAQYQGFSDINMGTGTMIMGLASIIIGYNILFKNVRVLNSSLMCIMGTIIYRTSIALSLKVGFNPSDLKLISSVIVIIALTIGNGKQIIKDSLKLKEVGGNNA; translated from the coding sequence ATGAGTAGTTTTGCAATTGGAATCCTTCAACAAAGTTTAATATTTTCTATTGCGGTTATGGGAATATATATAAGCTATAGCATACTAAAATTTGCTGACCTCTCTGCTGATGGTAGCTTTACTTTAGGTGCAAGTGTATCAGCAATACTTATTACCAGAGGAATGAATCCTTATATTTCATTAATTTGTGCTATGCTGGCAGGTTTTGCAGCTGGAATGGTTACAGGATTATTAAATGTTAAGCTAAAAATACAAGATATACTTTCAAGTATTTTGGTAATGGTAGGGCTCTATTCTATAAACTTAAGAATAATGGGAAAAGCAAATCTTCCGCTTTTCAATCAAGATAGTATTTTTAAAGATAAAAATGCTTTATTAGTAGCTATTATAATTGCAGCTATTTGTGGATTGTTCTTTACATTATTCTATAAGACTAAGTTAGGATATCTACTGAAAGGCATTGGGGACAATGAAAATATGATTGTATCTTTAGGGATCAATACAGGAACTATAAAGATATTTGCCCTAGCCCTTTCAAATGGATTTATAGCACTGTCTGGAGGAATATTGGCTCAATATCAAGGATTTAGCGACATTAACATGGGAACTGGGACTATGATTATGGGACTTGCTTCTATTATTATCGGTTATAATATATTGTTTAAAAATGTAAGGGTTTTAAATAGTAGTCTAATGTGCATAATGGGCACTATCATATATAGAACAAGTATAGCACTAAGTTTGAAGGTAGGGTTTAACCCTAGTGATTTAAAGCTAATTAGTTCAGTTATTGTTATTATTGCTTTGACTATTGGTAATGGAAAACAAATTATAAAAGATTCATTGAAGTTAAAAGAGGTAGGTGGGAATAATGCTTAA
- a CDS encoding ABC transporter ATP-binding protein produces the protein MLKLENISKTFNRGSINEQCVFEDFSIDINDEEFITIIGSNGAGKSTLLNIISGKTKVDSGRIMLNGSDITEEREYEKCKIISRIFQDPSLGTNPSMTIYENLSMAKNKGEKFGLSFLVDKGDEEYFKEILGVLHLGLEDKLHTPVSQLSGGQRQSLALIMAVLGEPKLLLLDEHTAALDPKTSEIVMDTTERIVKEKGLTTLMITHNIDHAIKYGNRLIMLHRGNIVIDISGDMKKSITKEELLSLFKDISDKNLFS, from the coding sequence ATGCTTAAACTTGAAAATATATCAAAAACCTTTAATAGAGGAAGTATTAATGAACAATGTGTATTTGAGGATTTCTCTATAGATATTAATGATGAAGAATTTATAACTATAATAGGAAGTAATGGAGCAGGGAAATCTACCCTTTTAAACATTATTTCAGGAAAGACTAAGGTTGATAGTGGGAGAATAATGTTAAATGGTTCTGATATTACAGAAGAAAGGGAATATGAAAAATGTAAGATTATATCTAGAATTTTTCAAGATCCGTCTCTGGGAACGAATCCATCTATGACTATTTATGAAAATTTATCTATGGCAAAAAACAAAGGGGAAAAATTTGGATTAAGTTTTCTCGTAGATAAAGGTGACGAGGAGTACTTTAAGGAAATATTGGGAGTTCTTCATTTAGGTCTTGAGGATAAGCTGCATACTCCTGTATCACAACTTTCGGGAGGACAAAGACAATCCTTAGCACTTATCATGGCAGTATTAGGAGAGCCAAAGCTATTATTGCTTGATGAACATACAGCAGCTTTAGACCCAAAGACTAGTGAAATAGTAATGGATACAACAGAGAGAATAGTTAAGGAAAAGGGACTTACTACATTGATGATTACCCACAATATAGATCATGCTATTAAATACGGAAACAGACTAATAATGCTCCATAGAGGAAATATAGTAATAGATATATCGGGAGATATGAAAAAATCTATAACAAAAGAGGAGTTATTATCACTTTTTAAAGATATAAGTGATAAAAACTTGTTTAGCTAA
- a CDS encoding response regulator transcription factor translates to MYKILIIEDDRALCDNVKEGIIKWGFDTVSIENFENILEEFAKLNPHLVLMDINLPHFDGFYWCKKIRNMSKVPIIFLSSRDSNMDIIMAVNMGGDDFVTKPFSMDILLAKIQAILRRTYSYGENEGQIIECDGAILNINDGTLTYDNKKIELTKNEFKILQLLMKNRGKIISRDRIMRVLWESEYFISENTLTVNVNRLRKRLENVGLKDFIVTKKSQGYMIP, encoded by the coding sequence GTGTACAAGATTCTTATAATTGAGGATGACAGGGCTCTTTGTGACAATGTAAAAGAGGGAATTATTAAATGGGGTTTTGATACGGTTTCTATAGAAAATTTTGAGAATATATTAGAAGAGTTTGCAAAACTCAATCCTCATTTAGTATTAATGGATATAAATCTTCCACATTTTGATGGGTTTTATTGGTGCAAAAAGATAAGGAATATGTCAAAAGTTCCAATTATATTTTTATCTTCAAGGGATAGTAATATGGATATAATAATGGCAGTGAATATGGGCGGTGATGATTTTGTCACAAAACCATTTTCTATGGACATATTGTTAGCAAAAATCCAAGCTATACTTAGAAGGACTTATTCCTATGGAGAAAATGAAGGTCAAATAATAGAGTGTGATGGAGCTATTTTAAATATAAATGATGGAACATTGACCTATGACAACAAAAAAATAGAGCTTACTAAAAATGAGTTTAAAATACTTCAATTACTTATGAAAAATAGAGGGAAAATAATATCAAGGGATAGGATTATGAGAGTGCTTTGGGAAAGTGAGTATTTTATAAGTGAAAATACATTGACGGTAAATGTAAATAGGCTTAGAAAAAGGCTTGAAAATGTGGGACTTAAAGATTTCATAGTCACTAAAAAATCTCAAGGATATATGATACCATGA
- a CDS encoding sensor histidine kinase, whose translation MILLSSTALNRSISDIIYMNILIFSVSLIFLIIAYIKWRNTYKDIRKALCNKENIDRLLPNGNKLEQALMREIIDFKNEEKTIETSKLKEDLQEIHDYITKWVHEIKIPLSVCELIADKIEEEELYDISGELRQELERINFLTSQVLYTSRVSSYSEDFIIEEINIDGLVKSVIKNNINAFLSKKIEVVIDDLNYNVFTDSKWTFYILDQIINNACKYVDIHGKIEISAEEDDESVILSIKDNGMGIPTKDIERIFDRGFTGDNGRKTTKSTGMGLYIVRKIAIKLNIKIEVSSKVSQYTEFKIIFYKIADYFNVTKM comes from the coding sequence TTGATACTATTAAGTAGTACAGCTTTGAATAGATCTATATCTGATATTATTTATATGAATATACTCATATTTTCTGTTTCATTAATATTTTTAATAATAGCTTATATAAAATGGAGAAATACTTATAAAGATATTAGAAAGGCTCTCTGTAATAAGGAAAATATTGATAGATTACTCCCAAATGGCAATAAACTAGAACAAGCACTTATGAGGGAAATAATAGATTTCAAAAATGAAGAAAAGACAATAGAAACTAGTAAACTGAAAGAGGATTTACAAGAGATACATGACTATATAACAAAATGGGTTCATGAAATAAAAATACCCCTATCAGTATGTGAGCTCATAGCTGACAAAATTGAGGAAGAAGAACTATATGATATATCAGGGGAACTTAGGCAGGAACTAGAGCGGATAAATTTTCTTACTAGCCAAGTATTATATACTAGCAGGGTTTCAAGTTATTCTGAGGATTTTATAATAGAAGAAATAAATATTGATGGATTAGTCAAAAGTGTAATCAAAAATAATATTAATGCTTTTTTATCAAAAAAGATAGAAGTCGTAATAGATGACTTGAATTATAATGTATTTACCGATAGCAAATGGACTTTTTATATATTAGATCAAATAATCAATAATGCTTGTAAATATGTAGATATCCATGGGAAAATTGAAATCTCTGCAGAAGAAGATGATGAAAGTGTTATACTTTCTATAAAGGATAATGGAATGGGTATTCCTACTAAAGATATAGAAAGAATTTTTGACAGAGGATTTACAGGGGACAATGGAAGAAAAACTACAAAATCTACAGGCATGGGACTTTATATAGTAAGAAAGATTGCAATTAAGCTTAATATAAAAATAGAAGTAAGTTCTAAAGTTTCACAGTACACAGAGTTCAAAATAATATTTTATAAAATAGCTGATTATTTCAATGTGACAAAGATGTAA
- a CDS encoding ABC transporter ATP-binding protein, translating to MEIVLETKNLRKEYGSKGIIFTAIEDIDLSVNKGEFLGIMGPSGAGKTTLLNMLSTIDRPTSGEIYYEGKNIGNMKNRELSLFRRNNIGFIFQDFNLLDSMSVEDNMALPLALSKVNVREINEKVEKLSKFFGLKEQLKKYPYQLSGGQKQRVAAARALITSPSIVFADEPTGALDSKSSQELLQCLSQMNEEFNTTIIMVTHDAFAASYCKRILFIKDGKIHARIDKDSSRKEFFKRIIDFLGSMGGGTDELF from the coding sequence ATGGAAATTGTACTTGAAACTAAAAATTTGAGAAAAGAATATGGTTCAAAGGGAATAATATTTACAGCAATAGAAGATATAGATTTAAGCGTAAATAAGGGTGAGTTTTTAGGAATAATGGGACCATCAGGAGCTGGAAAGACAACACTTTTAAATATGTTATCTACAATTGATAGACCTACTTCTGGAGAAATATATTATGAAGGTAAGAATATTGGTAATATGAAAAATAGGGAGCTTTCATTATTTAGACGAAATAATATAGGTTTTATATTTCAAGATTTTAATTTGTTAGACAGTATGTCAGTTGAGGATAATATGGCACTACCCCTTGCTCTTTCGAAAGTTAATGTAAGAGAGATAAATGAAAAAGTAGAAAAGTTGAGTAAGTTCTTTGGATTAAAAGAGCAACTAAAGAAATATCCTTATCAACTATCAGGGGGACAAAAGCAGAGAGTGGCAGCAGCAAGGGCTCTTATTACTTCTCCATCTATAGTTTTTGCAGATGAACCTACTGGAGCATTGGATTCTAAATCTTCACAAGAGTTGTTGCAATGTTTATCTCAAATGAATGAAGAGTTCAACACAACCATAATAATGGTCACTCATGATGCATTTGCAGCAAGTTATTGTAAGAGGATTTTGTTTATTAAAGATGGAAAAATCCATGCAAGAATAGACAAGGATTCATCTAGGAAAGAATTCTTTAAGAGGATCATTGATTTCCTTGGTTCTATGGGAGGTGGAACGGATGAACTCTTTTAA